The following proteins come from a genomic window of Clupea harengus chromosome 22, Ch_v2.0.2, whole genome shotgun sequence:
- the timm10 gene encoding mitochondrial import inner membrane translocase subunit Tim10 isoform X5 yields MDPMKAQQLAAELEVEMMADMYNRMTNACHRKCVPPHYKEAELSKGEAVCLDRCVAKYLDLHERLGRKLTELSVQDEAMMSKATG; encoded by the exons ATGGACCCAATGAAAGCACAACAGTTGGCGGCGGAGCTTGAAGTGGAAATGATGGCAGATATGTACAACCG AATGACCAACGCATGCCACAGGAAGTGCGTGCCCCCCCACTACAAGGAGGCAGAGTTGTCCAAGGGTGAGGCTGTGTGCCTTGACCGCTGTGTTGCCAAGTACCTGGACCTGCATGAGCGACTGGGGCGCAAGCTGACCGAGCTCTCCGTTCAGGACGAGGCGATGATGAGCAAGGCTACCGGATAG